The following nucleotide sequence is from Primulina tabacum isolate GXHZ01 chromosome 2, ASM2559414v2, whole genome shotgun sequence.
ggtaaacgagtcaaagcacaacctAGTATATAGAGCCTCAattttgtcccgggtcgtaaagACTAATGGTGCACAATCATAACTACGGAATTATCCTCTCGACGAACGATAACCATTTGaaaagttcgagggagggtagttccatataatcatcatatgactacccatctgcatgtttggaaatctctatgcccttaccaaaaaACGCGGTatacaacatcacagatgctactctcgagctcaagcgttctttatccatgttttaggcggctgaatcaactaggaatgaatttagattatacagtgtttacaagtgagtttcaacatcgaattacgattcatttgtattaaagtataatcaaggactttatctatgctgattgcatgggtatacagataaagtaaaacaagaccataaaaagttaaattatattaaaataaagattgtttattacacttgagtcaataaattccctagtcaaccgttggcttgcaggacatctactctaacaattatCTCAATAATCTAGTGAAATGATTACATTAGTCTCGAGTCATATTGGCAATCATGTGACTCAATTTGGAATTTTTTAATTGCTAAAGAAGCTCTAATGACCACGTCTAAAAAGGGTTGTCACATGCTACTCTTGATCTATATTATTATAGGAgaacaaatattatatataaagatATCTgcaatacatttatttttttccgAAAAAAAATCTAATGAGAATACTGTATTTGTGGttctatatatttatttatatgtaattttggttatttttgttgtcaaaattcaattttagtattttaattcgattttaatatttttcatctGAAATGTTGATGTGAcattcatatgttgaaaaatactaaaatttgaTGATATAGATGATCAAAATCTCAAATAGGTAAAATATTTGCtttcaaaatatcataattttcaaatgaAAATGTGAGTCAGTCCGTTTCGAGGATGGCTATTTAGAGTGAAAGGGAGACAATCAAGATTGTATCATGCGCATAACAATTGTTTTATAAATCAAGACTGCATGAATTTGGGCAGCAAAACAAGGATTTGCTTTGTCATGTTCTTGGAAACCTTGCTAAATTCTTTTTTTCTGGTCATGGGAAGGTGACCTAAGCCATTTCCTAATCTCTAAGCTGCTTTTATCGAGATTCCCATTGTTCTTTTAAAATATGGATTAATTTTTGTAACTTTATTGGATGGCCAAACACAGGGAATGTTGGATTCCCTCCTGTCCTTCGCCATTATTGAGACAGacagtgtatatatatatatatatatatatattgaattttctttcttttttgaaTTATGTAATTTGATatatttcaaatgtatttttataattttatagaaacaatatcataaatttcaaTACTTCGCTCATGTGTATATGAGTTTAAgattttatcagtttatttgtTAACGATAaactataatttaaaatttattgatttcaaatttattcgTCCAAATACAATAATTATTTATTGCATAGAGTTCAGATGGATTCCCACAAGGTTATTGTACTTATTATGCGAGagcatatatatttttcatgtaatCAGATggctattaaaatatttaacttaTTTCGTGTGGTCAGTACAGTAGTACCTTTctgtttttcttcttctttgaaaAAACAATTTGAAATCTTGGAGTAAATATGCTAACTTCGGACTTAAACCAATTGGAAAGAGAGAGGAGAAAGAAATTTTTACGAGTCGCGAAATTCTATACGAAATGCACAAAAGAAGTAGATATTTGGTGGGTAGTATGAATTTTCATGAAAACTACATTAAAAATTCaactatatttttttgaagaaaaaattcaattttttaggGGAGAAGAGAAAGAAAGAGAAAGAGGACTGCCTACGGATCGGTAATAACTAATAAGCGTGATTGTGTATTTTTCTTGGCAAATGGACCGGTTCTCTTTAAAAATTTACCCCCTTGTTTGGTTAAACTCGAGGtaataaaatattctttttcTTGACAGGTTTATAACCCGTGAGGCCATGACAGACATGCTGGTTCTTTATACAGCACCAAAGCGTAAAAAAACTTTTCTCGAACTGACAAGCTGAGAAAAAATGAATCGCTGCCATAGAAAACAAGTCCCAGTTCTGATCTACAGATGACTTCATACTACTCAAAAGATAGCCGTTTGAAGCCTTACTCTCAATCGTAATTGTTTTTTATCCTCTTGGAGTTCTTGTTGTATCAATTCATCAATGGGGATGAGTAGAGAGAGAGAAGTGGCATTTTTTGCCTTCATTTATCTATCCGTTTGCAGCTCTTCAATGGGTTTGCTCTCTCCCAAAGGTGTGAACTTTGAAGGTAAAAATGGCTATCAAAATTTACATGTTTGGGGCTTTAAATTGAAAAAGACTTTGTTTTCTCATCTGGGCTGTTATATATTTAGTTCAAGCTTTGATGGGGATAAAATCTGCATTGAGGGATCCCCATGGTGTTCTTGAAAATTGGGATGGGGATGCAGTTGATCCATGTAGTTGGACTATGGTCACTTGTTCTTCTGAAAGTCTTGTTATTGGAATGTAAGCAGTTCTTCTTTTGATTTCTTCAGTTTCTTGAGGATTTAGAATTGATTTTATTAGAAGATTGACTATATCATGCAGAGGGGCTCCAAGTCAGAATTTGTCTGGTACTTTATCTCCAAGTATTGGGAATTTAACAAATCTTCAGATTATGTAAGTGTAAGAGATGATTCTTGAAGGACTATTTTTTGTCACAAGCTcctgtttttcaaaataaacgtAATGGAATGGGATTTTTGCAGACTTATGCAGAATAATAACATTACAGGACCAATCCCTACCGAACTTGGACGACTCACAAAACTTCAAACACTCGATCTTTCAAGCAACTACTTCGACGGCATCATTCCTCCTCCTTTGGGCCACTTGCAAAGCCTTCAATACATGTGAACTTCATCCACTAAATCACGAATTTGAGATATCGAAATTTCGATATGTTTCCATCCTTGAGTCTCACTAGATTTGTTTCAATGAATCAGGAGGCTCAACAACAACAGTCTATCTGGCGAAATTCCGATGTCACTTGCCAATATGACGCAACTTTCTTTACTGTAATTCTTTTCTCAGTCACACACTTTTGCCACGCAGGGATACAATCCTCTAAAATTCGTCCCATGGTTCTTGTTTCAGGGATTTGTCTTACAATAACTTGAGTGGACCCGTACCCAGATTCCTTTACAAGACATTCAAGTAATTTATTGCCTAAATTAATCTCTTATGTTTTTTGAAATGAAAGTAGATTGTTGAACTTGTGGTGTTTCTGCAATCCCTATTTCTGCAGTATAATTGGGAACCCCTCTATATGTGAGACAGGATCAGAACCACAGTGTAGTGGAATAACATTGATTCCTATGTCTATGTCCTTGAACACCACTCAAAGTATGTTAAGAAATTAAAATTCCGATTCTTGTTTCTTCTTTATGCTATACTTATCCTGATGTTAGTTTCTATTCTTTTAAGCTGCTCTTACTTCGGCAAAATCAAAACATCGGACTCTCGCCCTCGTGTTTGGAACCAGCCTTGGTTTCCTATGTCTGATAATCCTCGGATTCGGGCTTTTTTTTTGGACCAGACATAGGCATATGCAACAAGAATTCTATGATGTTAATGGTCTGAATACTTAACACGATCTTTCTTATTTAAATTCACGTCTCTAGTTCTTTCTTTGAACTGATATTATGTGCCCGCGCAAAATTTCAGACAGACAACATGAGGAAGTTTCACTAGGAAATTTAAGGAGGTTTCAGTTTAGGGAACTGCAAATTGCTACCCACAATTTTAGTAGTAAAAACATTCTGGGGAAAGGTGGATTTGGAAATGTATATAAAGGGTGTCTACAAGATGGAACTGCTGTGGCCGTAAAAAGGCTCAAAGACGGAGGCGCAGCAGGTGGAGAAAGGCAATTTCAGACAGAAGTTGAGATGATTAGCCTAGCAGTTCACCGGAATCTCCTCAAATTGTATGGTTTTTGCATGACGCCAACAGAAAAGCTCCTAGTATACCCTTACATGGCAAATGGAAGCGTTGCTTCGCGTCTCAAAggtatattttcaaatttattataatCCCTTTAGTTTAGACTTTTCTTATTTCGGCAATTTCACCTCAAACAGCGAAACCAGTGTTGGACTGGGCTACAAGAAAGCGGATTGCCTTAGGAGCTTCAAGGGGACTGTTGTATCTCCATGAACAGTGTGATCCAAAGATTATTCACAGAGACGTCAAGGCTGCAAATATACTTCTTGATGGCTATTGCGAGGCAGTGGTGGGAGATTTCGGATTGGCAAAGCTTTTGGATCATCAAGATTCGCATGTCACGACTGCTGTACGTGGCACTGTGGGCCATATAGCCCCCGAGTATCTGTCAACTGGCCAGTCTTCTGAGAAAACAGATGTGTTCGGATTCGGAATCCTTCTTCTTGAACTGATCACAGGACAAAGAGCATTAGAGTTCAGTAAATCGGTCAGTCAGAAAGGAGCGGTTCTTGATTGGGTTAGTAACTTAGTAGACGCATACCTGCCTTGCCCGCTCAAATTCAACAGCATTCATAAGTTCTAACTGTGATTTTCAGGTAAGGAAACTTCATCAAGAAAAGAAACTAAATACACTGGTTGATAAAGACTTGAAGAACAACTACGACAGAATTGAGCTAGAAGAAATGGTTAAAGTGGCTCTCTTGTGCACTCAATATCTACCAGGGCTGAGACCCAAAATGTCTGAAGTGGTTCGTATGCTACAAGGAGATGGACTTGCTGAGAGATGGGAAGCATCTCAGAGACTAGAACCAAACAAGTTTAGAAGGCTGGAGCTCTCCTCGTCTGAACGGTTTTCCGACCTCACCGATGATTCTTCATTGCTTGCTCAAGCTATGGAGCTCTCTGGTCCGAGGTAAGAAAATTTTGCATGGATGAGAAGTTTTCAAGGGCTTCTCAAATGTGAAGTTTTTATACAAGATACGGCTataaaatcaaagttttttagttcTTTGTTTGTCATAGCGAACATCCAATCTTCAATAGTATATTTTTCAGAGTTGGTGTGATTCTCATGGAGAGggacattttatttttattttttaattatgtgATTGATTAGTAAAAGGCATCTGATAAGAACTTTCAAACTGCGGTAGAGTTAACCTTTTCCTCCTATAATTCAATCCTATCTTCCCAAATCTAATCCAAGATTCATTTGATTTTACTAAATAAAAAAGATATTTCGAAATATTCAACAATTATCATTATCTGATCCACAGATAAGAACAAACAAGAGATTACACTCCATCAAGATTCTAGTTTTTTCACCTCAGTGATATCTCCCCACACAACTCTATAAATCAACGCCTTACACCCATCAATTTCACTGCGCAGTAAATCTTTGAAAGTAACTACACCATAATGGCGGAAAGAACCTCTTCCGTCGTTCTCCTAATTCTACTATGCCTCTCTGCTTTTCTTTCGGGTGGTCTAAGTGCTACTCATGTCACCCACACCGCCGCCGTGAACAACGGCGCCGTTAAGCATGCCGATGAAAACAAGAAATCAAGCGCCGCCGGAAAAGAACTAGACTGTTTCTTTGGCTTACCTCATCTATGGCCTCACCCCCCATTGCCCTCCGGTGATTTCAAATGGCCCCCCCATTTGCCTATCACACTCCCACCCCTACCCGCCGGCGGTTTCAAGTGGCCTCCGCATTTTCCTTTCACCCTTCCCCCGCTACCCGCCGGCGGTTTCCAGTGGCCTCCCCATTTCCCTTTCACCCTCCCGCCGCTACCCGCCGGTGGATTCCATCCACCACACTGGCCCTTCACCCTTCCTCCGCTACCCGCCGGGTTTAAGCCACCACACTGGCCTTTTCCTCTGCCTCCGTTACCCGCCGGCGGATTCAAGCCTCCACACTGGCCTTTCCCTCTGCCCCCGTTGCCCGCCGGAGGATTCAAGCCACCACACTGGCCCTTCACCCTCCCGCCTCTACCCGCCGGATTCAAGCCTCCACACTGGCCTTTCCCTCTGCCCCCGTTGCCCGCCGAAGGATTCAAGCCACCACACTGGCCCTTCACCCTCCCGCCTCTACCCGCCGGATTCATGCCACCACACTGGCCTTTCGTCCACCCTCCATTCCCTGGCCATTTCGGGCCTCATGGTCACGCTGGCGCCGAAGGTGTTGACAAAGATTCCGTCCATGCCCCACCTCACAGGGcttgattttcaattttttttgttgtttattgtctTATTTATCTTTTAGGCTGTGGATTTCAGGTGTTTTTAGTTTTTAGTTAGGGATTTGGAAATAAAAGTTCTCCGATATTTCTTACGgcgaataaaaaaatatttatatctttGCATTCAGTTTTTCTCGGAAACATGCTAACAATAAGTTCGTAtactttatataataaaaataagttataaaaaaaataagttatAAAATAGAATTGTACAAAAACTCGATGATATCACGGAAGACTAATATCTTCTACTtgatcatttataaaaaaaattatattattttttactatataaaatataaataagatCAACGGGCAAAATCTACTTCTACGCTTGGTATTCCAAATTATGTTATATTTTGTTTAAACAACCTTTGTCtgcaaaattatttaaaaataaatttattaaacatTATGCAAGAAGAAATATAATGAatcacatatttttttaaaaaaaaaatcgataatAATTTATATCTCAAACACTTTTAAATGATTAaaacaatattttgatattttttaattataaaaatagaCGAATTGaatgttttgtatattatttATTCTGTTTTCTGCATGCACGAAGTTTAATACATTtactttttaataatttttgcaAACGAGATTTGTTTGAACAAGATGTAGCACGATTTAAAACACCATGTGTAGCGGAAAATTTGGTCCCAGAGTCAACCCctcattcaaaaaaaaaaaaaaaccttactCAAAATGTTGATGTTTGGCAACATCACATCTGTTTATTATAATAAGtgatatcatgaaaataaaacaaatatttttttcaaatttttaaatgtaGACATTTCAAAATGTTAATGACACACCACTTTAAATTTCTTACTTGACAAATTTgctcatatttaattttttcattatATCACAAGATTTTGATTTTACCTTAAAAACACAAATGTAATATTTCTGCATGTTACcaactataatttttttgttttaaatttttttcttcattttttatcatctataaataaaaatattaagtaGTATTCTTAAAAGTTAATATTTCacatttaattcaaatttattaggagtataaaaaaaatggtcaattaCTTTTACaaacacataaaaaaaaatgttgggATGTACAAGTTAATAATTAATCACTATAATTACTTACgtttggatattttttttaacaattattacttctgttattattattatcattaattTATTCAATTATTTTTCTCAATTCTACGGGTTTTTTATTtagatattaataaaaaatataatatttattaaaatataaaaagaaataaaaaaactgtaggaccgagcgcttgccactttaccaaaagctatagctggtggtaatggtgcaactcaaatcttttaaaccgcacagcagctcaagcaccacggttcgatcgctctaccaagcagggacacttattgcacccaacaatctccctcccaataattgcactccttgcaatcaatgagaatcgaagcCGTGaccctggctctgataccaattgtaggaccgagcgcttgccgctttaccaaaagctatagctggtggtaatggtgcaactcaaatcttttaaactgcacagcagctcaagcaccacggttcgatcgctctaccaagcagagacaattattgcacccaacaaaaaCTTTTATATTAAATCTAAGGAGCTGGGTTTGTTTCCAGGGTATTTCATTTCAAGCcggacaatttttttttaagaaaatgattatAAATTTTCCCGTTTCCGGCCACTGACTGAAAAAGCCAAacagatttcattttctattaaaaaaaaactaaaactgaAACCCTAATTAAACCCTTTCCCGATAAACTACCTGCCAAACGAACGATTAGTTTATATTAATTGTGGTAAAATAATCACTACTCACCCCctattattatttatcaaacTCTTAATacacctttttttttttcaattttacctgCTCCTATATCCAAACTCATCACCACTTCCCCGCCGACCGTCGCCGCCGCCATCGCCGGCCGACAACCGACAACTGTCGGCCGACTGACAGCCGAACACTGACagaccgccgccgccgccgccgaccGAACACCTCCGGCCGACCACATCCGCCGCCGCCTCTGCCTCCCCCGACTGCCGGCCGACAACCGCCGGCCTCCACGCCGCCTTCGAAATGGATGGGcaatcattctttttatcattcctctcttaatcatttcataattttatcttTCAGCCAAACGTAGcctaaatatgatatttttattaccGATTTGATTAATCATTGTCAATGTGAGCGAGCTCTACTTATGATCTTGTGTAAATGTGGCCCAATTCTGCTTCGTTTTTTTTTCCTTGCAGTCTAGCTAGAATTTTCTGTATAcgtttttttttcgattttatcTATACATGTGATGCATCTTATTTTTAACTCAAAATGGGTTTCCCACACTCATCACTTTTGATACTAAGTGTTTACTCTGCAGCATGTTGAGGCTCTGGAGATTCTTCTTCAAGGACTCTGTGGTGTTCATAGAGACCGTTTAAGGACTCATGAATTATGTTTGAAAAGTGTCCCGAACCTTGGTATGGATTCACACTCTTATCTAGTAACAAGGGCTTACCAACTACCACATTAATATTCATTACGTATGATAATgcacttcttcttcttttagCTGGAGGGATTCACGATGCTTTGTTGGTTGGCGCTTATCCCTGTAAATACTCCCATTAGATTTGTTCTTGATTTCTTTTAGGTTTGGTATCCTCAGAAATACGACTTTTATGTGATCTCGAGCGGTCAGAGCCAACATGGTAAGAAGAGGGGTGATGCTgcatttcttttaattatttaatgtgtAAAGGTGATTTCTGAAATATTATATCATGTCTTAAGACCGTGCGACACATCGGTGGTGCGATGAAAGGTCCTGGTGCTGAGCAAATCTCGGTGTTGGTAAGGAATATGGTAAAGAGCAAAGTAAGCAAAAATGCTCTTCCCTTATTTTATTCACTTGGCTACAAGTTAGACCGCGAGCTTCTGAGAGTAGGATGTACCTTCCATTTCCATAAAGGTGCTCAGATAACAGTTGCCGTCTCTTCAATCAATAAAATGCTCAAACTTCATGCTACCAATGAGGCAGTGCCTCTTACGCCAGGAATACAGATAGTCGAAGTGACAGCCCCTGCACCATCTGAGAATTACACCGAAGTTGCCACTGTTGTATCATCTTTCTGTGAATATCTTGCACCGTAAGTGCACATGCATAAGTGTAT
It contains:
- the LOC142537046 gene encoding protein NSP-INTERACTING KINASE 1-like isoform X1, with the protein product MGMSREREVAFFAFIYLSVCSSSMGLLSPKGVNFEVQALMGIKSALRDPHGVLENWDGDAVDPCSWTMVTCSSESLVIGIGAPSQNLSGTLSPSIGNLTNLQIILMQNNNITGPIPTELGRLTKLQTLDLSSNYFDGIIPPPLGHLQSLQYMRLNNNSLSGEIPMSLANMTQLSLLDLSYNNLSGPVPRFLYKTFNIIGNPSICETGSEPQCSGITLIPMSMSLNTTQTALTSAKSKHRTLALVFGTSLGFLCLIILGFGLFFWTRHRHMQQEFYDVNDRQHEEVSLGNLRRFQFRELQIATHNFSSKNILGKGGFGNVYKGCLQDGTAVAVKRLKDGGAAGGERQFQTEVEMISLAVHRNLLKLYGFCMTPTEKLLVYPYMANGSVASRLKAKPVLDWATRKRIALGASRGLLYLHEQCDPKIIHRDVKAANILLDGYCEAVVGDFGLAKLLDHQDSHVTTAVRGTVGHIAPEYLSTGQSSEKTDVFGFGILLLELITGQRALEFSKSVSQKGAVLDWVRKLHQEKKLNTLVDKDLKNNYDRIELEEMVKVALLCTQYLPGLRPKMSEVVRMLQGDGLAERWEASQRLEPNKFRRLELSSSERFSDLTDDSSLLAQAMELSGPR
- the LOC142537046 gene encoding protein NSP-INTERACTING KINASE 1-like isoform X2, translating into MQNNNITGPIPTELGRLTKLQTLDLSSNYFDGIIPPPLGHLQSLQYMRLNNNSLSGEIPMSLANMTQLSLLDLSYNNLSGPVPRFLYKTFNIIGNPSICETGSEPQCSGITLIPMSMSLNTTQTALTSAKSKHRTLALVFGTSLGFLCLIILGFGLFFWTRHRHMQQEFYDVNDRQHEEVSLGNLRRFQFRELQIATHNFSSKNILGKGGFGNVYKGCLQDGTAVAVKRLKDGGAAGGERQFQTEVEMISLAVHRNLLKLYGFCMTPTEKLLVYPYMANGSVASRLKAKPVLDWATRKRIALGASRGLLYLHEQCDPKIIHRDVKAANILLDGYCEAVVGDFGLAKLLDHQDSHVTTAVRGTVGHIAPEYLSTGQSSEKTDVFGFGILLLELITGQRALEFSKSVSQKGAVLDWVRKLHQEKKLNTLVDKDLKNNYDRIELEEMVKVALLCTQYLPGLRPKMSEVVRMLQGDGLAERWEASQRLEPNKFRRLELSSSERFSDLTDDSSLLAQAMELSGPR
- the LOC142537881 gene encoding mediator of RNA polymerase II transcription subunit 18-like, translated to MWPNSASFFFPCSLARIFLFTLQHVEALEILLQGLCGVHRDRLRTHELCLKSVPNLGLVSSEIRLLCDLERSEPTWTVRHIGGAMKGPGAEQISVLVRNMVKSKVSKNALPLFYSLGYKLDRELLRVGCTFHFHKGAQITVAVSSINKMLKLHATNEAVPLTPGIQIVEVTAPAPSENYTEVATVVSSFCEYLAPLLHLSKPGGMTGDVPTAAAAAASLMSDGGGTTI